GTCGAGAAATACTTCATTCTCGAGCGGCTGCGGGAGCACGGGAACAACAAGACCAGCACCGCCAAGGTTCTCGGCATCACCCGCGAGGGACTGCACAAGAAACTCAAGCAGCTGGGCATTGGTTGAAGCCCGGCTTGCCTGCCGGGCGCCCTACTGGGTACCAATCCGGGTACAATCTTTGGAGGGATGAGCCATGCGCGTTTTCTTTTCATCCGTTCTGCTGTTCTGGTCCGCGTCTTTCTGGGCGTGCGGAAGCGACGATGACCATGGCGCGGTGGGGCCAAACAGCGCGCTGGTTGGCGGCAGGTGTGACGGCAACAAGGACTGCCAGGAGCGCTGTGTGACCGGCGGCGACTACCCGGGTGGCATGTGCACGGTGTCCTGCAACGACGATCGGGACTGTCCGTCCGGCTCGGCATGCGTGGACGCTTCCGGTGGTGTTTGTGCGCCGCTGTGTGGAGGCAAGGGGGACTGCGACCCGTTTGGTCCCGGCTGGGCATGCCGTGATCGAAAGCTGAAACACGGCCCCGGCCAGGTGACCGTATGCCGCGGCGACTGAGTCATTCGCCAAACCCACACGCTCAGGTGACCGCGCATCGAAAACCAGAGGCTGGGATCGGCCGCCGCTCCTTCATCACGGGCCTCTCGCTGATGGCAACCGGGGCCTGCGCGCCGGCCGGTGCGATTCCGTCGCCCGCGCACGTCCCGCTGCGGGGCGCCGAGCGACCGCAGCTGGTGGTGCAAGAGATCGGGGACTACGAGTGCCCGTTCTGTGCCGAGGTCCAGCCCGCGGTGAAACGTCTGATGGCGGAGATGGGGGAGCGGATTGCGCTCGCCTGGCGCAACTATCCCCTCGACCGACACCCACACGCCTACCACGCGGCAGAAGCGGCGCTCGAAGCCCGCGCTCAGCTGGGCGACGACGGGTTCTGGAAATACCACGACGTGCTGTTCGCCAATCAGAGCAAGCTTGGTCCGGAAGACCTGCTGCGTTTTGCCGAGGCCTTTGCCATCGACCGCACGCGGTTTGCGCGCGCGCTCGAGCTGCGCATCCACCGCGACGAGGTGCTGAGCGACAA
This sequence is a window from Myxococcales bacterium. Protein-coding genes within it:
- a CDS encoding DsbA family protein encodes the protein MTAHRKPEAGIGRRSFITGLSLMATGACAPAGAIPSPAHVPLRGAERPQLVVQEIGDYECPFCAEVQPAVKRLMAEMGERIALAWRNYPLDRHPHAYHAAEAALEARAQLGDDGFWKYHDVLFANQSKLGPEDLLRFAEAFAIDRTRFARALELRIHRDEVLSDKLEIARLKLPGFGTPAFIIGSDVFVGVYSFEDLRSFVERAL